The DNA sequence CCAAGCAATGGGCGGTGCCAAAAATCATATGGCTATTCTGCCTGATGCAGACTTGGAAAAGGTTGCGGATGCTCTTATCGGGTCAGCTTATGGGTCTGCGGGAGAGCGTTGTATGGCAATTTCTGTTGCTGTCTGTGTTGGCGACGATGTCGCTGATAAACTTGTCGGAATGCTTAAGCCACGCGTTGAGAGTTTGCATGTTGGCCATTCAATGGACCCTAAGGCTGAAATGGCTGCGCTGGTTACTTCTGAGCACCGCGCAAAAGTAAAAGGCTACCTGGATCTTGCAGAAGAAGAAGGAGCAACTCTCGTCGTTGATGGTCGCGGTTTTAAGATGACCGAAGAAGGTTTTGAGAATGGCTACTACCTTGGGGCTACATTAATTGATAATGTGACCGCAGAAATGAAGTCTTATAAAGATGAGATCTTTGGGCCGACTCTACAAATTGTCCGTGTAAATACACTTGAAGAAGCCATTGCGCTTCCGAGTCAGCATGAATATGGCAATGGTACATCAATATTTACAGCGAGTGGAAATGCGGCGCGAGAATATGCAAATCGTGTGGAAGTTGGTATGGTTGGTGTTAATGTGCCAATTCCTGTACCCCTTGCTTTCCATAGCTTTGGCGGCTGGAAAAATTCTGCGTTCGGTGATATTAACCAGCATGGAATGGAAGGTATTCGTTTTTACACAAAGACAAAAACAATCTCTCAACGTTGGTTAAATGACATTACTGCAGGCGCAGAATTTGCAATTCCGACTTTGAATAATTAAGCTACTAAGGGCGAGGAGGAATTCTCGCCTTATATTAATATCATTACACCCAGCGAGGAGGGAAGAATGAAGCTTAAAGCTATTCTACTAGGGACTGTTGCAGCTGTCACATTGTCAGCATGTACACCAGAAAATACAGAACAGACGAAAGACACACCCGTTGTAAAATCTGCTGTTTCTGATATTGAAATCCATATTCCATATAAAAAGTTCACTTTAGACAATGGTCTGCGTGTGATTGTGCATGAAGACCGGAAAGCTCCGATTGTGAATGTTTCTGTATGGTATCATGTGGGATCAAAGGATGAGCCAAAGGGCAAAACTGGTTTTGCTCATTTATTTGAGCATCTCATGTTTAATGGATCCGAAAATTATAACGATGAATATTTCAAGCCTTTTGAAGATGTCGGCGCTACTGAAATGAACGGAACAACTTGGTTTGACAGAACCAATTATTTTCAAAATGTTCCAACGCCGGCTCTTGATATGGCCTTGTGGATGGAAAGTGACCGGATGGGTCACTTGCTTGGTGCGGTCACTAAAGAGAAATTAGATAATCAACGCGGCGTTGTTCAGAATGAGAAGCGTCAAGGCGACAATGCGCCGTTTGGCAAGACAGAGTATCATCAGCTTGAGGGTATGTTTCCTTTGGGGCACCCTTACCGTCATAGCACCATAGGATCCATGGAAGATCTAGATGCAGCATCGCTAGAAGATGTAAAAATGTGGTTCAAAGAATATTACGGTGCCGCTAATACAGTGATTGTTTTAGCCGGTGATATTGATGAGGCAACTGCACGGGAGAAAGTGCAAAAATATTTTGGTGATATTCCAGCAGGCCCTGCTTTAAGAAAGCATAAACAGTGGGTACCGACCCATAGTCATAACACCATTGAACAAATTACAGATAAAGGAGCACCGAATACACGGATTAACCGTGCTTGGGCTATATCTGGTCGCACGAGCAAGGATGCGCAACTCATGCGCGTTGCAGCTAGTGTTCTTGGTGGAGGGAAAAATAGCCGCCTCTATCAAGCGCTTGTTTATAAGAACCAGCTTGCTTCTGATGTTTCTGTTTCTATGCAGCCTTTCGAACTAACCAGTTTGTTTGAAGTCCAAGTTGACATTAAGCCTGGAGTGGAGGCATCTGCAGTAGAAGAAATTTTAAATGCTGAGCTACAAAAATTTCTTGAAGAGGGGCCAACAGCAGAAGAAGTTGTCCGTTCCAAAACCAAAATTATTGCAGGCGCTGTTAGAGGTCTCGAGAAAATTGGTGGTTTTGGGGGTAAGGCGACAGCCCTTGCACAGGGAGAACTCTATGCGGGTACTCCGTCCTTTGCGACTGA is a window from the Temperatibacter marinus genome containing:
- a CDS encoding CoA-acylating methylmalonate-semialdehyde dehydrogenase, with the protein product MYEVHHYVNGTVVQGKSNRFGPIFNPSIGEQIGKVALASKEEVENVIAAAEAAQPAWAAQSVVRRARILQNLVTILYREKDNLAKALSREHGKVFSDAQGDVQRGLEVAEFAAGMPHLLKGEFSQNVGGNIDMYNVRSPLGVVAGITPFNFPAMIPLWMSCIAIATGNAFVMKPSEKDPSVPMLLADCWKEAGLPDGIFNVVHGDKEAVDTVCTDPRVKAVSFVGSTSIAKYVYETANAHGKRCQAMGGAKNHMAILPDADLEKVADALIGSAYGSAGERCMAISVAVCVGDDVADKLVGMLKPRVESLHVGHSMDPKAEMAALVTSEHRAKVKGYLDLAEEEGATLVVDGRGFKMTEEGFENGYYLGATLIDNVTAEMKSYKDEIFGPTLQIVRVNTLEEAIALPSQHEYGNGTSIFTASGNAAREYANRVEVGMVGVNVPIPVPLAFHSFGGWKNSAFGDINQHGMEGIRFYTKTKTISQRWLNDITAGAEFAIPTLNN